Part of the Marinobacterium rhizophilum genome is shown below.
AGCAATAGTTGGATAGGGTAACGCGGGGACCTAGCCGTCACAGCGGCCGGAAACAGATCCCGACCAGGCGCGGGAACAGCCGCGCCGGCATTCGTGGGCAGACGACTGCAAAATGCAGCCCTGTTGTAGCGGGTATCGGCCAGGCTGTCGAACGCTACTCGCCGTTTTCTTGATCCGGATCAACAAGTTGCCAAAAGAATCCGCTGGCTCGATGCTAATCGTCGAAAGACTCAAGACGCCAGACATCAAACGCCACTTCCTCGTACGGATGCGCCAGCTTCAGGGTGGCTACCGCAAGGCGAATCAGGCTGTCGTCACACACCATTTCCACCTTCCACTCACTCAGTTGTTCGAGCTCCCCCTGGCTGCCGATATGCGGATCGCTGCCCGCCAGCGGCCGGAACTGCCCTCTGCCAAGGGTCTGCCAGCAGCAGCTGTCGTAATCACCGATGCGGCCAACGCCTGCATCAAACAGCGCCTGCTTCACGCTCTGCAGATTCTCCTCCGGTACGTAAAAGCAAAGTTTGTACATGCTTACCCCCAATGAATGCCCTATTCTGCCAGGCTGAACACTGTGCCCGACAAACCAGAAAGGGGAGCCCGCCGGCTCCCCTTTCATATCAACTCAAGACAGGCTCAACTGTGCGCCAGCAATCTAGCGCAGACCCAGCATGTCCTGCATGTCGAACAGGCCCGTTTCGCGCTGGCCCAGCCACTGGGCGGCACGCACCGCACCCTTGGCAAACGTCATGCGGCTGCTGGCCTTGTGGGTGATTTCGATACGTTCGCCCTCAGTGGCGAACAGCACCGTATGATCCCCCACCACATCGCCGGCGCGAATGGTTTCAAAACCGATTTCCGTGCGTGAGCGCGCACCGGTCTGACCCTCTCGACCATAGACGGCACACTCCTTCAAATCCCGCCCCAGGGCATCGGCCACCACTTCGCCCAGGCGCAGCGCCGTGCCAGACGGTGCATCCACCTTGTGGCGGTGATGGGTCTCGATGACTTCGATGTCGTAGTCATCACCCAGGGTACGCGCCACCAGGTCGAGAACCTTGAAGCAGACGTTCACCCCCACGCTCATGTTGGGTGCGAACAGAATGGCGATCTGGGTGGCACGCACCTCCAGCTCCGCTTTCTGCTCATCATTCAGGCCGGTGGTACCGATCACGATTTTCTTGCCATGGCGGGCGCACAGCGCGACGTTATCCATGGTGGAAGACGGCGTGGTGAAATCGATCAGGACGTCAAAATCATCCAGCACATCGTTGATATCACCCACCAGTGTAACGCCCAGGCGGCCGACACCGGCCAGCTCACCGGCATCCGCACCCAGCAGCGAGCTGTTGGGCTCAACAATGGCGGCGCTCAGCTCGACGCCTTCGGCCAGCTGCAGCGCCTCGATATTGGTCTTGCCCATGCGACCGGCCGCACCGGTTACTGCTACTCGAATCATGCTTACAGAATCCATCGTCGAAAAAGAGTGATTGAGGCACCGCGCCTCAGGCGCTGTCCTTGGGAAAAGACTGGTTCATGTCCAGCGCCGGCTTGTCACAGCCAGGGTGACCCACCACCCGGGCCGGCACACCGACCACCGTGGTATGGGGTGGAACATTGTCCAGCACCACACTGCCACCGCCGACTTTCGCGCCCGCACCGACTTCGATATTGCCGAAGATCTTGGCACCGGCCGCAATCAGCACGCCTTCGCGAATCTTGGGATGGCGATCGCCACTGTCCTTGCCGGTTCCGCCGAGGGTCACGTTCTGCAGGATCGAGACATCGTTTTCAACCACGCTGGTTTCACCGATAACGATACCGGTGGCATGGTCGAACATGACGCCGTGGCCGATGCGTGCCGCCGGGTGAATATCCACCTGCATCACCGAACTGACGCGACTCTGGAAGTAAAGTGCCAGGGCGCGGCGCCCCTGCTTCCAGAGGTTGTGCGACACGCGGTGGGTTTGCAGCGCGGAAAAGCCCTTGAGGTACAGCAGCACGGTGCAGAGGCTGTCGACAGCGGGGTCCCGGGTTTTCACGGCCATGAGATCAAGGCAGGCGCAATGGATAATGCTCGGATCTTCGGCGTAGGCCTGCTCGATCATTTCCCGCAGCGAGACCGCCGACATCACCTCGTCGGCAAGCTTGGACGCCAGCAGGAACGACAGCGCCGAGGCCAGGTCCCTGTGACTGATAATGGCGGCATGGTAGAAACTTGCCAGAAAGGGCTCACGCTCGATCTCAAGCCTGGCTTCCTGCTGAAGCCGGGCCCAGAGCGCGGCGGGTTCTATGGCGACAGAGTTCATAGCTCCCCCTTGGATACGCGACACGGGCGCCCATCAGGCACCCGGTCTGATCAGGTCATATCTTCGAAGAACTGCTTCACAGAATCGAAGAACGAATTTTTTTTCGGGCTGTGCTTCTTGCCACCTTCGGTTTCCTTCTGGAAATCCTGCAGCAACTCTTTCTGACGGCTGGTGAGGCTTACCGGCGTTTCCAGCACCACACGCACCAGCAGATCACCCACCGGGCCGCCACGCACCGGGGTTACCCCCTTGCCGCGCAGTCGGAACAGCTTGCCGGTTTGCGTTTCCGCCGGAACCCGCAGCTTGACGCGGCCATTCAGGGTCGGTACTTCGAGCTCCCCGCCCAGCGCCGCATCGACGAAGCTGATCGGTATCTCGCAGTATAGATCGCGCCCGTCCCGCTCGAAGATCGGGTGCTGACGCACGTTGACCTGTACATACAGGTCCCCTGCCGGGCCGCCATGGCTGCCCGCCTCGCCCTCGCCCGAGAGGCGAATACGATCACCGGTATCCACGCCCGGCGGAATCTTCACCGACAGCGTTTTGACCTCTTCTACGCGACCCTGGCCACGGCAGCTGCCACAGGGCTCGGAAATGACCTTGCCTTCACCACGGCACGTCGGGCAGGTTTGCTGCACAGAGAAAAAGCCCTGCTGCATGCGCACCTGGCCATTACCGCCACAGGTACCGCACACCTTGGCGCTGGTGCCTGGCTTGGCGCCGGAACCGTTACAGGGTTCACAGCCAACGAGGGTGGGTACACGAATGGACTTTTCAACGCCACGCACGGCATCTTCAAGGCTCAGGTCCAGGTTGTAACGCAAATCCGCGCCGCGCTGAACCGAACTGCGACGACGGCCACCGCCGCCGCCCCCGAAAATATCGCCGAAGACATCGCCGAAAATATCGGAGAAGCCGCCGTCAAAACCACCCTGGCCTCCGGCACCCTGCTCGACACCGGCATGGCCATACTGGTCGTAGGCGGCTTTCTTCTGCGCATCGGACAGAACTTCGTAGGCCTCGTTGACCTCCTTGAACTTGTCTTCAGATTCGGCGTCGCCCGGGTTACGGTCCGGGTGAAACTTCATCGCCATGCGCCGGTAGGCTTTCTTGATATCGCGGTCGGCCGTGTCGCGAGACACGCCCAACACTTCGTAATAATCTCGTTTGGACATAAGCGGGTCTGTCATGTTGCAGCGGTTGGCTCCACCGGGAGCCGGACACGACAACGCGGGCTATTGCCCGCGCTGCCACATTTCAGAGTATCTCAAAGCAGTTCAACGACTTACTTCTTGTCGTCTTTGACCTCTTCAAACTCTGCATCGACAGCGTCATCGCCGGGCTTGCCCGTCGCTTCTTCACCTGCCTGCTCACCCTGCGCCTCTGCTGCGGCATCGGCATACATCTTCTGTGCCACACCGGAGATCGCTTCGGTCAGGGTAGCGACCTTGGCTTCGATCTCGTCCTTGCTGTCACCCTTGAGGGCTTCTTCCAGCTCGGAAATGGCTTTTTCGATCTGCTCTTTTTCTTCAGCAGTTGCCTTGTCACCGGCTTCGGTCAGCGTCTTGCGCGCCGAGTGAACCATGGCATCGCCCTGGTTGCGGGCCTGGGCCAGCTCTTCGAACTTGCGGTCTTCATCGGCGTGGGACTCGGCATCCGCCACCATCTGATCGATTTCGTCATCCGACAGGCCGGAGGAAGACTTGATGACGATGGACTGCTGCTTGCCGGTAGCCTTGTCCTTGGCGGACACGTTGAGGATACCGTTGGCGTCGAGGTCGAAGGTCACTTCGATCTGCGGCACGCCGCGCGGCGCCATCGGGATGTCTGCCAGGTCGAAGCGGCCCAGCGACTTGTTCTGGCTCGCCTGCTTGCGCTCACCCTGAACCACGTGAATGGTCACGGCGTTCTGGTTGTCGTCGGCGGTGGAGAACACCTGGGACTTCTTGGTCGGGATAGTGGTGTTCTTCTCGATCAGCCCGGTCGCGACCCCACCCATGGTTTCGATACCCAGGGTCAGCGGAGTGACGTCCAGCAGCAGTACGTCCTTCACATCACCGGACAGAACGGCGCCCTGGATCGCAGCACCGATGGCGACGGCCTCATCGGGGTTCACGTCCTTGCGCGGTTCCTTGCCAAAGAACTCGGCAACGGACTTCTGCACCATCGGCATGCGGGTCTGACCGCCGACCAGGATGATTTCATCGATGGCGGAGGCGCTCAGGTCGGCATCTTTCAGCGCCAGGCGGCACGGATCCAGCGTACGCTTGACCAGTTCTTCCACCAGGGATTCCAGCTTGGAACGCGTGACCTTGACGTTAAGGTGCTTCGGACCGGTGGCATCAGCCGTGATGTACGGCAGGTTGACGTCGGTCTGCTGGGCAGAAGACAGCTCAACCTTGGCCTTCTCGGCCGCTTCCTTCAGACGCTGCAGCGCCAGCGGATCGTTGTGCAGATCGATGCCGGACTCTTTCTTGAACTCGTCCGCCAGGTAGTTGATCAGCTTGAGGTCGAAATCTTCACCGCCAAGGAAGGTATCACCGTTGGTGGCCAGTACTTCGAACTGGTGCTCGCCATCGACATCAGCAATTTCAATGATGGAAACGTCGAAGGTACCACCACCCAGGTCATAAACGGCGATGGTGCGGTCACCCTTGCCCTTGTCCAGACCGTAGGCCAGAGCCGCAGCGGTCGGTTCGTTGATGATGCGCTTGACGTCCAGGCCCGCAATGCGGCCGGCATCCTTGGTCGCCTGACGCTGAGCGTCGTTGAAGTAGGCCGGTACGGTGATAACGGCTTCAGTCACCGCCTCACCCAGGTAGTCTTCGGCAGTCTTCTTCATTTTCTTCAGGATTTCGGCAGAGACCTGGGGCGCAGCCATCTTCTTGCCCTTGACCGCAACCCAGGCGTCGCCGTTGTCGGCTTCAACGATGGAGTAAGGCACCATCTTGATGTCTTTCTGTACCACATCGTCTTTAAAGCGACGGCCGATCAGGCGCTTGATGGCAAACAGGGTATTGGCCGGGTTGGTGACGGCCTGGCGCTTGGCCGGCTGCCCTACCAGAATCTCGCCATCTTCGCTGTAGGCGACGATGGACGGCGTGGTGCGGTCGCCTTCGGCATTTTCCAGCACGCGAGTCTTGTCGCCATCCAGGATTGCCACACAGGAGTTGGTGGTTCCCAGGTCGATACCAATAATTTTACCCATGCGTATTTGCTCCAGTTCTGCAGTGCCTGTCTCGACAGGCACGAAATCCGATTAACTTGCTTGCAGTTCTATATAGGGCCGGATGTCGCCGTTTCAAGCGCCAGACCCTAAAGTCTTTGCTTAACTTTTCGAAACCATGACCATCGCCGGGCGCAACAGGCGCCCGTTGAGGGTGTAGCCTTTCTGGACGACGGCGACCACGGTGTTGGGCGCTGTATCCGGCGCGTCCACCAGCGACATGGCCTGGTGCAGCGCAGGGTCGAAGGTTGCGCCCTGCGGCTCAACCGGCTCGACCTTGAACTTGCCCAGACCCGATACCAGCATGCCCAGCGTCAGCTCGACACCTTCGCGAATCGCCTGCGTGGCAGCGTCTTCCTTGTCGAAAGCCTCGACGGCGCGTTCCAGGCTGTCGACGACCGGCAACATTTCATTGGCGAACTTCTCGACGCCAAACTTGTGTGCCTTCTCCACATCCTGCTCGGCACGACGACGTACATTCATGAAGTCGGCCTGAGTGCGCAACAGCTGATCACGCAACTCGTCCATTTCCGAGGTGACAGTTTCGAGTTCCTGGGCCAGTGTCTGGGCGTCGGGCAGCTCTGCAGCATCTGCTGCCTCTGCCGCGGCATCGACCACCTGCTCATCGGCGACCGGCGACTCCAGGATTTCTTCCGCCGGATTTTTCTCTTGCTCTGCCATTCCTGCTACCCACCTCAATGCCAAGATGTTTGAAAACATTACTGCTGCTGTATATGGGGTTATTCACCGCTGATTCAACCGCTGCCACCGAAAAAAATTGCAGCCAGATGCTGCGGTGATTGCAACAGCAATGGAAATGACCTATACAGTAAAAACACTGTATGAAAACACAGGTATAAAGCCACCATGCTCAGTCAGCTGACGATCCGCAACTTTGCCATTGTCGAAAGCCTGGACCTCGAACTTGCCGCCGGCATGACCGTTATCAGCGGCGAGACCGGTGCCGGCAAGTCCATCATGCTCGACGCCCTGGCCCTGGCCCTGGGTGATCGCGCCGAAACCGGCGTCGTACGTACCGGCGCCGAACGCGCCGAAATCGTCGCCAGCTTCAATATCAGCGGCCTGCCCGATGCCACCGCCTGGCTGCAGCAACAGGATCTTGACCAGGACGGCGACTGCATCCTGCGCCGGGTGATCACCCGCGAAGGGCGCTCCCGCTCCTATATCAATGGCCAGCCCTGCCCGGTAACGGCCATCCGCACCCTGGCGGATCATCTGGTGGATATCCACGGCCAGCACGAGCACCAGCGCCTGCTCAAGCGCGACTACCACCGCACCCTGCTGGATGAGCATGCCGGCCAGAGCAAGCAGGCCGAACAGGTACGGGACTCTTTCCAGCGCTGGCGCCGGCTGGACCAGGAACTGAGCAGCCTGACCGAACAGAGCGCCGAGCAGGCGGCCCGCGTCCAGCTGCTGAGCTACCAGACCGAAGAACTGGACCAGCTTGGCCTGCGGGACGGCGAGCTCAGCGCACTGGAAGAGGAACAGAAAACGCTCAACAGCGCCGACGACATCCTGCACACCGGACACCAGCTACTGGAACTGACCGCCGACGCCGAACAGGCCAACTGCCTCAGCCTGCTGGCACACTGTGAACAGCTGCTGCATTCGCTGGATGTGCAGTCCCCTGCCTTGCAGCAGGCCAGCGAAATGCTTGGCAGTGCCCAGATACAGATTGAGGAAGCCAGCCAGGAAATCCGCCATTACCTGGACCGGGTCGAGGTCAACCCGCAGCGCCAGCAGGAAGTCGAGGAGCGCCTCACGACCATTTACGACATCGCCCGCAAGCACCGCGTCAAGCCCGAAGACCTCGTGAACTTCCATGCCGGCCTGAAACAGGAACTCGACTCCCTGTGCCGCTCCGATGATGAACTCGACCTGCTCGCCCAGGCCGTTGCTGCTGCACGGGAATCCTACAGCAAGGCGGCCGCACGCCTGAGCCGAGGCCGGCAAAAGGCCGCGCGCCAGCTCAGCAAGGCGGTAGATGCCCAGCTGCATGAGCTGGGCATGAACGACGCTCGCTTCGAAGTGAGCCTGAGTCCGCTGCCAGACGAACGCCAGGGCCCCCACGGACTGGAAGAAGTCGAGTTCCTTATCAGTGCCAACCGCGGCCAGCCGGCGCGCCCGCTCGGCAAGGTGGCATCGGGCGGCGAACTATCCCGCATCAGCCTGGCGATTCAGGTCATCACGGCCCAGACTTCCGCCACACCTACGCTGATCTTCGATGAAGTCGATGTCGGCA
Proteins encoded:
- a CDS encoding Nif3-like dinuclear metal center hexameric protein: MYKLCFYVPEENLQSVKQALFDAGVGRIGDYDSCCWQTLGRGQFRPLAGSDPHIGSQGELEQLSEWKVEMVCDDSLIRLAVATLKLAHPYEEVAFDVWRLESFDD
- the dapB gene encoding 4-hydroxy-tetrahydrodipicolinate reductase is translated as MIRVAVTGAAGRMGKTNIEALQLAEGVELSAAIVEPNSSLLGADAGELAGVGRLGVTLVGDINDVLDDFDVLIDFTTPSSTMDNVALCARHGKKIVIGTTGLNDEQKAELEVRATQIAILFAPNMSVGVNVCFKVLDLVARTLGDDYDIEVIETHHRHKVDAPSGTALRLGEVVADALGRDLKECAVYGREGQTGARSRTEIGFETIRAGDVVGDHTVLFATEGERIEITHKASSRMTFAKGAVRAAQWLGQRETGLFDMQDMLGLR
- the cysE gene encoding serine O-acetyltransferase; its protein translation is MNSVAIEPAALWARLQQEARLEIEREPFLASFYHAAIISHRDLASALSFLLASKLADEVMSAVSLREMIEQAYAEDPSIIHCACLDLMAVKTRDPAVDSLCTVLLYLKGFSALQTHRVSHNLWKQGRRALALYFQSRVSSVMQVDIHPAARIGHGVMFDHATGIVIGETSVVENDVSILQNVTLGGTGKDSGDRHPKIREGVLIAAGAKIFGNIEVGAGAKVGGGSVVLDNVPPHTTVVGVPARVVGHPGCDKPALDMNQSFPKDSA
- the dnaJ gene encoding molecular chaperone DnaJ; amino-acid sequence: MSKRDYYEVLGVSRDTADRDIKKAYRRMAMKFHPDRNPGDAESEDKFKEVNEAYEVLSDAQKKAAYDQYGHAGVEQGAGGQGGFDGGFSDIFGDVFGDIFGGGGGGRRRSSVQRGADLRYNLDLSLEDAVRGVEKSIRVPTLVGCEPCNGSGAKPGTSAKVCGTCGGNGQVRMQQGFFSVQQTCPTCRGEGKVISEPCGSCRGQGRVEEVKTLSVKIPPGVDTGDRIRLSGEGEAGSHGGPAGDLYVQVNVRQHPIFERDGRDLYCEIPISFVDAALGGELEVPTLNGRVKLRVPAETQTGKLFRLRGKGVTPVRGGPVGDLLVRVVLETPVSLTSRQKELLQDFQKETEGGKKHSPKKNSFFDSVKQFFEDMT
- the dnaK gene encoding molecular chaperone DnaK, with product MGKIIGIDLGTTNSCVAILDGDKTRVLENAEGDRTTPSIVAYSEDGEILVGQPAKRQAVTNPANTLFAIKRLIGRRFKDDVVQKDIKMVPYSIVEADNGDAWVAVKGKKMAAPQVSAEILKKMKKTAEDYLGEAVTEAVITVPAYFNDAQRQATKDAGRIAGLDVKRIINEPTAAALAYGLDKGKGDRTIAVYDLGGGTFDVSIIEIADVDGEHQFEVLATNGDTFLGGEDFDLKLINYLADEFKKESGIDLHNDPLALQRLKEAAEKAKVELSSAQQTDVNLPYITADATGPKHLNVKVTRSKLESLVEELVKRTLDPCRLALKDADLSASAIDEIILVGGQTRMPMVQKSVAEFFGKEPRKDVNPDEAVAIGAAIQGAVLSGDVKDVLLLDVTPLTLGIETMGGVATGLIEKNTTIPTKKSQVFSTADDNQNAVTIHVVQGERKQASQNKSLGRFDLADIPMAPRGVPQIEVTFDLDANGILNVSAKDKATGKQQSIVIKSSSGLSDDEIDQMVADAESHADEDRKFEELAQARNQGDAMVHSARKTLTEAGDKATAEEKEQIEKAISELEEALKGDSKDEIEAKVATLTEAISGVAQKMYADAAAEAQGEQAGEEATGKPGDDAVDAEFEEVKDDKK
- the grpE gene encoding nucleotide exchange factor GrpE, whose amino-acid sequence is MAEQEKNPAEEILESPVADEQVVDAAAEAADAAELPDAQTLAQELETVTSEMDELRDQLLRTQADFMNVRRRAEQDVEKAHKFGVEKFANEMLPVVDSLERAVEAFDKEDAATQAIREGVELTLGMLVSGLGKFKVEPVEPQGATFDPALHQAMSLVDAPDTAPNTVVAVVQKGYTLNGRLLRPAMVMVSKS
- the recN gene encoding DNA repair protein RecN gives rise to the protein MLSQLTIRNFAIVESLDLELAAGMTVISGETGAGKSIMLDALALALGDRAETGVVRTGAERAEIVASFNISGLPDATAWLQQQDLDQDGDCILRRVITREGRSRSYINGQPCPVTAIRTLADHLVDIHGQHEHQRLLKRDYHRTLLDEHAGQSKQAEQVRDSFQRWRRLDQELSSLTEQSAEQAARVQLLSYQTEELDQLGLRDGELSALEEEQKTLNSADDILHTGHQLLELTADAEQANCLSLLAHCEQLLHSLDVQSPALQQASEMLGSAQIQIEEASQEIRHYLDRVEVNPQRQQEVEERLTTIYDIARKHRVKPEDLVNFHAGLKQELDSLCRSDDELDLLAQAVAAARESYSKAAARLSRGRQKAARQLSKAVDAQLHELGMNDARFEVSLSPLPDERQGPHGLEEVEFLISANRGQPARPLGKVASGGELSRISLAIQVITAQTSATPTLIFDEVDVGIGGAIAEVVGRMLRELGERAQILCVTHQPQVASQGHQHLFVSKIAGDVHTHTRIRNLDKSDRVQEVARMLGGIDITERSVAHAREMLGFG